The genomic interval CTATCACCTACCGTCTCAAGCGTCACAGTGCCTCCCATGCCGGCCGCCAACATCATTACACCCATGATGCTCTTAGCGTTAATTTGACGACCATTTCGTGACAAGAATATTTCACAAGGAAATTGCGCAGCCAACTGCGATAACTTTGCAGAAGCACGAGCATGTAAACCTAACTTATTAATGATTTCAATTTCTGCAGTAGGCATGTTGGGATGATCCTTCAATCATTATTTATCTTGATTTACTTTGGTACCAAGACGCAAAATTCCATTTTGACCACCTGCGAGCGACTTTTGAGCTAATTCCTCTAATCTCTCTCCACGATGAGAGATGCAACGCATCAACATTGGTAGATTCAATCCAGCTAAGACGATGACTGGCGCATTTAATCCAGACAAAGGACCAAGGGCTTCTAATTTTGAAGCTACATTGGCGGGTGTTGCTCCCATGACATCGGTCAAAATCAGCACGCCATTACCCGTATTAACACCATAAGCTGCTTTTAATACACGCTCAAAACTCGCTTTAGTATCCTCATGCGGGGGAATATCTACCGCCCGCACACGCTCTGGCACTACTCCAAAAGTATGTTCCGCAAATCCTAGCATTGCGCTAGCAACCGGCGTATGGGCAACAATCACAATTCCAGCCATATTATTTAAGTTAAAGCTTTCTCAACTTTTGCCAACCAAAATTCTGAAACGTTAAAGCCACTTTGGTCGGTAATTTCAACGAAACAAGTAGGGCTAGTCTCATTAATTTCAGTGAGGTAGCCGCCAATTAAATCCAATCCTACTAAGGATAATCCACGCTGACTCAAGATGGGCGCCAATTTTTCAGCAACTGTATGTTCAGTCTCAATTAGTGGCATAGCAACACCTTTTCCACCGACAGCCAAATTACCCCGAATTTCACTCCCCTGAGGTT from Polynucleobacter necessarius carries:
- a CDS encoding HPr family phosphocarrier protein — protein: MPTAEIEIINKLGLHARASAKLSQLAAQFPCEIFLSRNGRQINAKSIMGVMMLAAGMGGTVTLETVGDRAEEAMAALTALINDRFGEGE
- a CDS encoding PTS sugar transporter subunit IIA translates to MAGIVIVAHTPVASAMLGFAEHTFGVVPERVRAVDIPPHEDTKASFERVLKAAYGVNTGNGVLILTDVMGATPANVASKLEALGPLSGLNAPVIVLAGLNLPMLMRCISHRGERLEELAQKSLAGGQNGILRLGTKVNQDK